The DNA segment TCACTTCTAAAAACAGTTCAAGACGAGAAGGTAGAGTAGTAACTCGATCATGTTATAAGGGACAATTGTGGAGGTCGTTAAGTACCGAATCCAAATTCCGAAAAATATAACgatcatttcttccatttgctATTTGACCCTCAAATGTTTGTTTAGAAGAAAACAAGTTATTccataatatttcatttttcaacaTTCGAGAGTAACAACAAAACCACatcattaaatttaattcaCTTAACCTTCCATCCAATATTCAATTATCAAAAAATTTATCACTGATATCTAATTGACAATCAAAATAACATAGCTTAACGGACGTAAACATGTATTACATATCGATCTCCAAATTGGAGGTTGGATTATAGTAAAATTTGAACTCATTCAATCCAAGTCTCCTGTTCTCAAAATTGGATAAGAtattatttgaaaaagaaaataattggaAGATGGgagtgaataaaataaaaaattaaaaaattggcaCATGGCAATGCACATGCAATGAAGTATGAGTGGAAGAAAATGACAAAGAATTCGAGACGAAAATGTGTTGTTATTGGAACCACCACTTTTGCTCTGCTGTTTCTtcaacatctttatttcttttttacattttttttaaataatctttGTTCTACATCTTCATCTACCTGCTTTTATTGACTTTCAactaattaagtaattaattatagGGCTATTTGAattgattagagaaaaaaaaggtcatttttaataattttataaaaatcttaaaagtgttttaaaagaGGTTATTAGTTTAAATGGTATAGAAaaatatcattgtttatcaattATAAACCGCAATAGACATCTATCGCGGTCTATtaatagtgacattttgctatatttgtaaataagttgatttatttttctttatttgaaaacaatccttaTATTTTGAGAAGTTGcaaaatacttcaatttttcttaattaagtATTCGAAAAGCTAAACCAAACACaatcataaatttaaataattaagatTTAAAAGTTTGAGGGTCGATCTCTGCCGACATTATGACTAACAATGGAacgaaattaattaatttaatttcatagaAAGCTAGcttgaagaaaatggattatACAATAATGTGTCAAGTTCTCAACCAACCATTGAATAATTTCATGGTTTGATAACCTGTTACagatatttaaattttggacATTGGTGTACGCATTTTTCTCTTATCTTTTCAATTAATAATTAAGATTTAATAGGCaaagtttaaattatttttagaattttatatGGGTGGGAGTGGAAGTGGAAGTGGAAGAGCCATAAAAAGTGCTTATCagtttaaatataaaatgacATGTTGACACGATCTTCAAAACAACTTGAACAGTAGCAATTATTTTAATCCccactcttcttcttttctttatttggtAAGACGGTTTACTTTAAATATGATAATCATAGACACAAACACAAAaacattataacatttaatacGAATAATTAAATGTTGTCCTATGCCACATTTTCATTCTATTTTgcgaatatatatatttatatataacacAGTAAGTAATTCTTTAACTTTTGAGATAAGTTTGAATTATATTCCTTAACTTCTAATATTGCATAAGTATTCTTCAGTGGCTCCCCTCTCAAGATCGTGTTTTCTTCGTTTGAGTTCACTATTTATGATTGGATCTCAATTTCTTTCTATTGGATCGAATACCCATTTAGATTTCATGGACTCCAATACCATATTAGATAACATGTGctttcatctcaaaatcaattaacAACTAAAAGAGTATCTCATCTATTTTTCCAATGTGGAATGATTATGTAAGATTAGGAAAATCGAAAAAATATGTGACGTGGAGAGAATCCGAGATTGAATTGGGGATTTGAATCGGGGACCTAGAATAGCTAGAAATAgaaaatttgaataataataCATACATAATCTTTAGAAAAAAACTGCGTACAAAATAGAAGGATCTGGCCGAGATTTCGCTCAAAGTTGATGGTTTGAATGCTTCAATAAAGAAGCttgatcttttttctttttggtttagCGATCAAAGCCATTTATACAAATAGCTAAAAAAGAGTTTTATTTGTGAAAGATGAATTTTTTATGCTATTACTAACCAAAGTTGTATTCTtatataatttaactaatttttttttttttttttgaaataccAAAAAGCTATCTTAATTAACACCTTACTAATTTTGGTCAACGTACCAGGCAGTTCATTATCCACAAGTCGTCGGACAAGGTAATTAAATTCATACATGTAGAAACTAGAATTAAAGACGTAtttcaattattaaaataaaaacaaaaacaaaacatacaTTCGAAAATAGTAGATGCCAGTTGGTTTGAATTTGGTTTTATTAAGGAAATAAATCAGACACAGAAACAGAACATTATGAATCAAGCCAACCGCGGTGGTCCCCAAACAATAGTTGTAATTGATAACTATTAATAGCCGTAAAAACCCGTCAATATTTCAATCTCAATCTAAATTGACTttataaagaaataataaaacaattccAACTACCATTACTTGATTAATAATAGTGACCGATGAGGACTTACTCACAAAATTTCTAGTACTACAGTAGTGTAAACATCATACTACTTCTATTCATAATTTGGTATAAAGAAGTATTCAAAAGTAAGGTagaattcaaaaaaataaaataatatatcataaaaaaTCGTATCGAATGTTAAATGAAAGATGTATGTACTACCATCGTACTACAAATTTTTCCAAACCTCAATTTACAAACTAACTACCACACAACAAATTAGGTTACATGGTTGCATAAAGAGTAACAAGCCAACCCCAATAGAGTTGAGATTAAAATAATGGTGGTGCTCTCtagcacaaaaaaaaatgaaaaaggtaaCTATGGCACAGACTAAATTATCACACATCAAATTGGGTTAGATGGGTAAGAAATTTGTTTACTTACTGAACTCAAATTGAATCAAGCCAAGAATCAAAATCATTCTTTGCAATGGAGTTGGTTCCAGAATGAAGTGAAAGAGATTGGATATGACTGTTGGTAGGCTTTTCTTTACGAGATATTAGATAGGATGTATCTTGAAGCAATTCATCCAAGGCATCATCAAGTTCTGAAGCAATGGGTGCCTTCTTTGCTGAATATGGACCTTTATTTGGAAGGTGAGGAGAAGCTTTAAAGACTGCATCTATGCAGGACGAGCTACTCGGTGTGGTGTTGTCTAGGTTTATTGTATCACTAAATGAGTTCAGAAGCATATCCAGTTCAGCTTCAGCAGATGTTGCATCAAGCTTCGAGAGTTTTTTGTTTGGATTTTCGGTCGTGAACTTCGTGTTAAGTTGTTCTGTATACTTTGGAGCCTTGGTTTGGCTGGATATTTCCCACTCGATTGGATGGGCATTATAATGGACCTTGTTTGACAAAGTTGGCGATGGATTGAAGGTTGGATCTTGATGGATACTTCCAAAGTAGCTAGACGAAGAAGCTATGGTCACATCTCGAACTACATCTTTGATGTTTCCTTTCTCTGTGACAGATGATATTTCAATATTTCTTGCTCCCCCTTGATACTCTGATGTTTGTATCTGAGATGACTGCTGATCATATACCGTCGTTCCGTCTGCATGCTGTAGCAAGGGGAAAAAAACAGTGCCTATGATTCAAATTCAAAGCAATTTAACTTTCAAGGACTACATGCTAACTTCTAATTGTGAAGGAAGAAGAGCATTTTTAAATGATGATTTAAGAAGCTAAGAATTCACTTGAGGCATTTAAAATTAACtcctaacaaaattttatagttCATCCAAGAGTGTGAAACATCAGGCGTACCAGTTCTGATGGTAATATATCTTCCTCGATAAAGAGCCTCTGTGCTACatttaatttttgaagttgatctGCTAACGTGTGCAAATTCAATGAAAGAAATGAAGCCtgcaaaaatggaaaagaatCCAAAAAGGTAGAACAGAACTATGAAATCATTGAAATgtcataataagaaaaaaagatagAGAGATCGGCTAGAGGAATCTTCAGAAGATTCTAAATGGTACTTGGCCACCCCCCCTCCCCTCTTGCATCTACTGAATGGACTAGATTGACTTTAACGAATCATCCCTTCAACGATCACAAGGCAATAATTTGGACTAGCATTATTAGTGCGGTTTTATCAAAGAATTGGGAGGAAAGAAATGATCACATACTAGATTCTTCTATTTTTAATGCGCTTTTTTGGTGTAAACATTTACAGCCCCATAAAGATCATAACCTAGGTTATCTTCTTTTCACAAATTGGAAGCAATTTTTATACACCCTTTGATAGAGTTATTTAGTATATCCTTTGGattatttcattcatcaatgaaattgttttttaTCCCTCCCATCAACAAAAGAAGGGCTAGAAGAACTTTAGAAAGGTTAACAGATACACTTCCAAAGCCATGATGAAAATGAGATTATGAGAAATAATTGTCAAATGGCATGGCAGGAACAGAACACATAGTCATACAAATATCTTTTCGTCCCATCAAACAGCTGAAATAACGTGTAAAACAAACTCCAAGAGCCTGTAAGGAATTGATTGTACTTCAAAGGAAAAGCAAACACAAGAAGGCGTAAAATGTTGTAATAGCATATACTTCAAAAGTTCTTCTCGAACACAGTAtgattcatatttaatttatgttCAGGTTTCCcaacgttttttttttatagaaactaCGTTTAGAACAAATGAAAGAACACAAAAGAATACAAAAACACCAAGCCCCAGAAAATCCCATCTGCCACAAATGGATTTCAGGAACCAGAAACttatatctaaatttaaaacCCCCGCTGTTCAAATCAACACAGGATCCAAAAACTTGAGCTACTGGactactttattttattctcaacacacaaaaaaaattattaataactGAGTGATTACCTCAGGAATTGCAGTGGCTGTTTCATCCACAATGAAACTGTCATCTTCAATCAAAGACAAGAGACCTTCCCCCCTCGCTGCAAGCATAGCAGATCCTCCACCACTTAACCCACCTGTTACATTATGCATATAAACCTCTCTATAAAACTCTTCATCCTTGATATCGAAATGCTATATATTACTAACACTACTAATTGAATCCATCAAAACAAAGAAACACAATTCTCTTTTCTATGTTCAAAAGAGGTTTAAGCAACCCATTAAGACGGtgaaaaataaatgattatGTCATAGACTCATAATGCATAGAAAGAAACCGAATTTTTAGACGGCATTGGACCCATCTTCTTATACTCTTGCAATAAACAGTGTGCCAATTCAACCCCAGCTTAGAAAATCAATTACAGTAACTCTACAATCAACCAAACTGATTGAGACGTATATATTTTTCACTTCCAAGAATAGCACATTCACATGTTCATATCAGCAACCATTCAATGacttaaaattttctttaaaaaccgACCTATTTATAACAATTCAAAAGAGTAAAAAAGGGACTTACTCGGAAGAACATCATCCAAAGACGGAAAAACATCCATTGAAGTAGACGACTGCATCTGCGATCGAGCCTCGGCAATGAGGTGGCGATAATCAGCCCCTTTAGTCTTTGGCAAAATAACATCGGGAATTGGA comes from the Benincasa hispida cultivar B227 chromosome 5, ASM972705v1, whole genome shotgun sequence genome and includes:
- the LOC120077652 gene encoding uncharacterized protein LOC120077652, coding for MDAKALAKSKRAHSQHHTKKSHSNHKHKSSPNESKISLPHPSKDGNLLSQAAPKLPSNWDRYGEATAPIPDVILPKTKGADYRHLIAEARSQMQSSTSMDVFPSLDDVLPSGLSGGGSAMLAARGEGLLSLIEDDSFIVDETATAIPEASFLSLNLHTLADQLQKLNVAQRLFIEEDILPSELHADGTTVYDQQSSQIQTSEYQGGARNIEISSVTEKGNIKDVVRDVTIASSSSYFGSIHQDPTFNPSPTLSNKVHYNAHPIEWEISSQTKAPKYTEQLNTKFTTENPNKKLSKLDATSAEAELDMLLNSFSDTINLDNTTPSSSSCIDAVFKASPHLPNKGPYSAKKAPIASELDDALDELLQDTSYLISRKEKPTNSHIQSLSLHSGTNSIAKNDFDSWLDSI